Within the Salvia hispanica cultivar TCC Black 2014 chromosome 4, UniMelb_Shisp_WGS_1.0, whole genome shotgun sequence genome, the region gcaagaaacacttatttattattcatagagtaataaaactccaactggccagttttccgaataataaaaccttgttcaagctcctcttgaggacattatcaaacgagactcacctcgcgcacgattcaacataatagcaatcctagcaccgctagatattaatcaccactacccaatatatcaggattattgggttgcgaaaaacccgcaccatttgataagtcaaagtagtgcataatcaataccgtatgctcaatgctaacgtatgtagattaagaaatagtattttatcaagacctagtctttcagtagatagcataaagacacgtcttgctgttagatccattcagtgctataccacaccaacgtcatcttatttcagaaaggcttagaaataatcggactgacattgcaacctttaacgataggtagtctaagcctatctgggttgtgaaattcttctttgtcttttgcaaagcattgcatagaaccgattgtgttaccttaaagtggacgacgcccacaaccggtctactaagcaaaagacttagactttgtttgcttcttatacattcaaatgtttataaaacatcttctaaatgcacaagcaaacacaatgtaataatatactgattctattcgtgcgaaactgctcgaataatactgaatcgggttaaaagtggattatagagttttacgtatacaagcaagattctattcgagcgaaacttgctcgaaacatgcttttaactataccaaacctaacacaTACGTCGTTGAAGAGCAGGAATTGGGAATCAGGCGATGAGAAGTGGGTGCGCTACTCGGAGGTGGTGGAGAGGAAGGTGAAGAAGGAGGAGGTGACGAGCTCCGCCGTGGACCGGCAGCGTGTGTCGCTGAAGCTGGATTACGATGCCAATTCGAGCAGATAGCCTAGATCCGGCCGACGATTCGCCGGAATCCGATGCCAATTCGACGATTCCTTCCTCAACCCCTCCGGATTCGCCGCAATCCGACGCCGATTCGACGATTCCTTCCTCAGCCGCTTCGGATCCGTGACCGGAAGCGGGAGATGCAGTGATTTCCTCCTCGAAGCTCTTCATGAACAAGACGTGGATGGAAGTTCAGAGATCGGAATCCTCGTCGATTCCGTCCAGCAGATCCTCCCTCAGCCGCTTCACCTCCGGCGAGTCAATCTCCTCCGTCTCCGTTTTCGTTTCGTCTCTGGTTCgtttcttaattatttcttcCATTAGATTAAAGCCGAAGCTCCTAGCTCTATTTGAAGTGTGGAGAGTGAAATTGAAGCTCTGTGGAGCTGCTGCCAGATTCTATTATGTTTGTAGGGTTGTGTTATCTCCTGAGTGGTAATGCATTCCGATTGGATATTTCAGCGAGTTTAACTGAAGAAAGTTTCgtatatacaataaattctGGATTTTCGATGACTGTATATGTGTTTTGATATTCAAGTTCAAATTTGCTGATTTGATGCCTTCCGATTGGATATTTGGAAGAAGATTTGTgtcatatataatttatgtcaactacacacgtATAATGTCAATTGCCTATataatttgttagttgttgacattttaatactagttgttgacattcgatattctggctattgatatgtgaattataagtgttattttttagttgttgacattttaatacgagttgttgacgttcgatattctcgctattaatatgtgaattataagtgttatttgttagttgttgacattttaatacgagttgttgacattctatattctcgatattgatatgtgaatagtaagtgttatttgttagttgttgacattttaatacgagttgttgacattcgatattctcggctattgatatgtgaattgtaagtgttattttttagttgttgacattttaatacaagttgttgacattcgatattctcgatattgatatgtgaattataagtgttattttttaattgttgacattttaatacgagttgttgacattcgatattctcggtattgatatgtgaattgtaagtgttatttgttagttgtttacattttaatacgagttgttgacattcgatattctcggtatttgtaaaatgttgttgttgacatcgtagttgacataaataatataggtcgttgacatgaaaatatttgttgttgacataaattatttgtaaaatgttgttgttgacatcgtagttgacatttgttagttgttgacattttaatacgagttgttgacattcgatattctggctattgatatgtgaattataagtcttgttttttagttgttgacattttaatacgagttgttgacattcgatattctcggtattgatatgtgaattataagtgttattttattgaatgttgaagacttgaagatttgaatattgaagatttgaagatttgaatgttgaagatttgaagatttgaatgtttgaagatttgaatgttgatgattaatgttgaaaatttgaagatttgaatatttgaatgttgaagatttgaagattttaatgttgaagatttgaagatttgaatatttgaagctagagttttagagagagttttagaaaataatttcaaatacaatttaatgaaaagacaattatacccccatgttgacataatgtgatagCTGTTGACATTAAGTTGATCTTGTGAattagtggctgagattgcatctcatttcttaattatgcccaaaaatctcatcctaacaagaccctataaatatatatatatatagggatgtactaagatgacaaccctctttattgtaacaccataccatcattttaggccattggatctgaaaatcgtgtgcttgtcatgctgccacgtgtaaaaacacggaggggtaaaataggaaatttctaattttacgttatcAAATTCCAGTgatgttcattgaatattgcagtcttaccacaacaatattgcagtttaccacgactgcaatatctaatgcagatagactgcaatatctaatacagtagactgcaaacccgtattttttcacgaaacttaatcctaggcgtccatagacgagatctaacggactatattagtggtatggtgttatcctatctatggtggcaccatagtgcacccctatatatgtatatatatatatagggagatgatcaaaacaagtatgtgtttaaatccagaaatgcagcccaaatcttagccctaggattagatgatctaatggtcaataattaacccaaaacacggaaggtcataattaagtagttttaggtcatattataagatttgggtttatgtcatgttaagatcattttagggaTGTAATtaatgacctaaaaataaactaactatgacctaaaaatgtcttacgtatgaccgtgttctgcatttctgtatttaaatctggtcttcatagatcaaaaccctatatatatatatatatatatatatatataggggagtgttatattgctaactcaatgtttaattgctaactacaattcaataatagccattagatattcaaattaaaggcctagatcattaaccacaaaatgtcaatacgatcaacaaaaaacgtcaataaggctataggattaattccaataaaaatcaataggggtattaatgtcaagttagttataactaacttttaaaagaaatcccaaaactttaaattcagataacatatatcaaattaaagataattttataaggattccaacgatatactacatacatatgttccgacgtcaaaatttgaaaaaaaaaatctagaattttcgtatttttcgtacacaggctaatgtcaatacagctaagataatatgtcaatataaagcatatacaatatcaatcctaaatttgtgttgacaatctcaaagcattgtgttgatattttcgaaacactatattgacattttcatccaaaatcctaatttggcgttttttttttttaatttttttcgatttaattaataaaaatgaaaattacacgtgacaaattgtagaccacacgttttttaaaattatgtggtcttaaattagttgtagttagcaattaaatgatgagatagcaattgatcactcccatatatatatatatagggatgtattaagatgacaaccctctttattgtaacatcataccaccattttaggccattggatctgaaaatcgtgtgcttgtcatgttgccacgtgtaaaaacacggaggggtaaaataggaaatttctaattttacattaccagattgcagtgctgttcattgaatattgcagtcttaccacaacaatattgcagtttacgttttttcacgaaacttaatcctatatatatatatataggattgtgatcaattgagattatttaggctaattgagaaatgagatgcaatatcagccactcatttttattaaatgagtggtccagattttgccacacaataaatatttttagattaatttaatatgaaagggtAGAATGGTAAATGTTGATTCCTTGCATCTGGACGCATTGTTGGGAGAGAAAAATTGGGTTTCGATCTGAAAATCCCCAAAACAGAGAAGAAAACCTCTCAATCTCGACTGCAATTGAGCGGCGAGGCATCAATTGGGGAGTGCTGAAGAAGAGCTTATGCCCGCCGTGGGGGTGACGCGGCGCGGATGCGCCGGTGTGCGATTTCCGTCTCGAAACGTAGGGTGAAACGGAGTGGTGAAACAACAGAGGCTGTGGCAGCTGTGAATTGAGCTTGCAGCGATCATGTAGCGCATGTTTGAGCGCCGCCTGCGCCTGCGATTGCGCTGATATGACGGCGACGAGGTGGTGGCAGCTCGATCATGTCTCCGCCGGAAGAGCTGCCACAGCAGGGAGCCGGACGCCGTCGCCTAAAGTGACGGCAGACAAGCTGACGAAGTCGAAATCtaataatcaatcaattaacGCGGACGGCGAATTCAGCTTCGTGTTCAGGCAGCTCGCCGGAATCACGAGCGCGAATCTGAGGAGCGAGCCGTCGCCGTTCCGGACTTGGCGAGCGCTTGGAGGAGCTTCGACGAGTAGATTTGCTGCTGCGTCTCCGATTTCCATTCGATTGGTGAGTTTTGGTGCTGATCGTTATTTTCTGCTATATCGCGGCTATGGATTTTCTTCTTGTTCCGTCTCCTCATCGACGATCTACCGGAATTTAGTGCTGGATTCGCTGACAGGAGTGATGATGACATCTTATTAGCTGCTGCTTTTCAATGAATCCAAcgaatttgatttgaagattttgcaGCTGCAGATTCAACAATTAAAGATGAGACAAATTCAATACCACCGCCAGATTATGGAATTGGATGAACTGATTTCAAAGATTGATTCATCAAAATTTGcttttgttataaaatttgaactttttgCAAGCTTGATTATTAATTCGTTTATGGAATTGAAAGTTTTAGGTTTAGATTATCAATTGTGTTGGAGTGAGGAATCAAGCTTAATCATAATGCACTCTAGGTGTTTGGTGATATTTCCTAATTGGGAATTAGTTGCTAAGAGTTAGattctcaattttaatgtcaactacgcacctataatgtcaactacatataggTGATCGGAGAAGGTGAAATGCTGATCGGAGATGGTGAACTTTGGGAGTATTTCACAAAAACAGGAACCCGAAAGCTCACTCTGCATGTCTGTTTAAATTTGGGAGTAAATCGTTTGATAGGGTGAGATGCACTTCAATTTTTGTTCTCATTTCACCGCATCTCTCATACTCTGTTTCTACTTTTCTGGctaattctattttcttttcatgtttTGATTGTTTGAGCTAACACTGTGTGGTTATTTGGGGAAAGTAGATCAGGTTTAGGTGAATTTCTTTGttctcttttccatttttatttatttgaaacaaGCATTTTTGTTGTGGTTGTACCATGTTTTAATTCGAATtcatctattttcttttcatgtttTACTGATTTCTGTAAAATAGAGGCATTTTGATAcgtctctgtttttttttttgccttgTAGTGCTTGCTGTGATGACTGTAGACTAAGTAGTTGTTTTTCCTTGATCATGATTTGATGAGTTGCTATTAACTTGTGTTTTTGCTATCAACatttttatgagatttttGCTTCTGTTGCAACCATATTACCATATTTTTGCAGTAGATGATTCAATTGTATTAGATGTGAACTCATTTGAGAGATTGATTTTCCAATATTTGCTTTTGTTATAGGATTTGAACTTTTTGCAAGCttaattgttgatttgtttatAGAATTGGAAGTATTATCAGGAATTGGATGTCAACAAAACTTGGATTTGGGTTGCAGAATTTACCCCAAGAGAAGATGCCTCAACTTGTACAGATAATCAGGAAGAGGGATGAGCATTTGGCACAGGATGTCAATGAAATTGAGCTTGATATTGAGGCTCTTGATACGGAAACGCTGTGGGAACTTGATCGGTTTGTGACCAATTCGAAGAAGATGGTGAGCAAGACAAAGCGGCAAGCGTTGATGATGAACAACAATCCAACTGCTGGAGTTTCTATTCCCTCCAGTCCTGTTACTGATGCTGATGTGGTAAGTTAAATTTGCATCAagatttttgtcttttttgtGGTGTTTTCACTGTTTATTCATGTTGTTGGTAATGTTGTGTAGGGCGCATTGAGCGACAAGAATGATGATTGTGGCAAGATGATGAAACaaaatgatgaagaagatgtaGATATTGATGACGATATGCCAGCAACGAGTTTCCCTGTTGTTGTGGAGATTGAGTTTGTGAAAGAAGGTGTTGTTGGGCAGGAGAATGATGGTGTTGTTGGACAGGAGAATGATGGTAGAGGCAATGGCAGCAGTAGCTCAAGCAGTTCTGGCAGCTCAAGCAGCGATTCGTCATCCTCGAGTGGTATTGATACTGATTCTTCTTGCGTTTCTACATTGTGTTGGGGGTGAAAGTATGGAAAACGGAAACAGAAACAGATGTTCATTCGTTTGAGCTTGTTTTTTACAGATTCTGATTCAGGGAGTTCCTCTGGTAGTGAGTCCGACGCAGATGATTGACCAATTTGATGATTGaacttttatttgatgatTGAATTGGATGTCTGGCAGTTTTATTGCTTTTTCTTGCCTGTTAACTGTGATATCTCAACtttgttttagttcatttgatattttggctattgatatgtgaattataagtgttattttttagttgttgacattcgatattctcggtattgatatgtcaattgtaagtgttattttttagttgttgacattttaatacgagttgttgacattcgatattttcggtattgatatgtcaattataagtgttatttgttagttgttgacatttgatattctcgatattgaagaaatgttaaatgtacaatttttttattgttgttggaTGATTTATCAAGTATGAAAGGAACGGAAAATACGTAAAGAATTCTGCTTTTGAGGCAAATGTTACGtgtctctctcttttatttctccaaattaaagcatgaaatattttgcacTCTGATTGTTTGGTAATATTTCtcatttgaaaattagttgCTAAGATTTAGTTATCTCCCCTTTTTAATATCAACTATGCATGTCAACTACCTATATaatctatgtcaactacatatacaattaatgttaactacacacatataatgtcaactacatttacaattcatgtcaactatgtgtacaatccatgtcaactatatatacaattcatatcaactacacacatataatgtcaactacatatacaattcgtgtcaactatacacatataatgtcaactataagTTGTTAACATTTGATGCAGGctattgacatttgatgtgcaaGCTATTGACGATAATAcccctagttgacataaactacacgCTGTTGACATCGcacgaaaattatgaatgaGTGGCtgcatcaaatgtcaacaacttatagttgacattatatgtgtatagttgacatgattatGCCAACTAGGGGTATTATcgtcatttcatttctaaaatggcggaatatcgaatgtcaacaactcgtattaaaatgtcaacaactaaaaaataatacttataattcacatatcaataccgagaatatcgaatgtcaataactcgtattaaaatgtcaacaactaaaaaataacacttataattcacatatcaattgacatgtagttgacatggcttgaaagtgtagttgacatggcttgaaagtgtagttgacatgacttataatttcgtgacatggcttgtacatgtagttgacatggcttgaaaGTGCAGTTGACATTAGTCAACTACacagttgttgacatttgatgtgtagttgacatggattgtacacatagttgaca harbors:
- the LOC125220914 gene encoding transcription factor GTE7-like encodes the protein MTATRWWQLDHVSAGRAATAGSRTPSPKVTADKLTKSKSNNQSINADGEFSFVFRQLAGITSANLRSEPSPFRTWRALGGASTSRFAAASPISIRLVIGEGEMLIGDGELWEYFTKTGTRKLTLHVCLNLGVNRLIGNWMSTKLGFGLQNLPQEKMPQLVQIIRKRDEHLAQDVNEIELDIEALDTETLWELDRFVTNSKKMVSKTKRQALMMNNNPTAGVSIPSSPVTDADGALSDKNDDCGKMMKQNDEEDVDIDDDMPATSFPVVVEIEFVKEGVVGQENDGVVGQENDGRGNGSSSSSSSGSSSSDSSSSSDSDSGSSSGSESDADD